The following are encoded in a window of Streptomyces sp. Go-475 genomic DNA:
- a CDS encoding ABC transporter permease, with amino-acid sequence MRRYALRLGSLAAALGLWQALTSWNVDLWLRFSQFPTVADVARAFAARLSGPDYWTDLTDSLTRILTGFLLAAVLGVATGVLVARSRLAEDLLGPVLEVIRPVPAIALVPVAILLFPSNEQGIVFITCTAAFFPVLVSTRHAVRALTPVWEEAVLTMGGGRWRILCSVVLPGALPGVFGGLSVGIGVSWICVISAEMISGQYGVGYRTWQDYTVVDYPGVFVGMATIGVLGWLTSTGVELLGRRLTRWLPRTAYEPGARAPGSARSGGARQPAWSGQPAGSGQPPGSGQPAGSGQPAPAASTALPDGARAEETRDEHLV; translated from the coding sequence ATGAGGCGGTATGCGCTCCGCCTGGGCTCGCTGGCCGCCGCCCTCGGCCTGTGGCAGGCGCTGACCAGCTGGAACGTCGACCTGTGGCTGCGGTTCTCGCAGTTCCCGACGGTCGCCGACGTGGCCCGGGCCTTCGCCGCCCGGCTGTCCGGGCCGGACTACTGGACGGACCTCACCGACAGCCTCACCCGGATCCTCACCGGTTTCCTGCTGGCCGCCGTCCTGGGCGTGGCCACGGGCGTGCTCGTGGCGCGCTCGCGTCTCGCCGAGGACCTGCTCGGCCCGGTGCTGGAGGTGATCCGCCCGGTCCCGGCCATCGCCCTGGTCCCCGTCGCGATCCTGCTGTTCCCCTCCAACGAACAGGGCATCGTCTTCATCACCTGCACCGCCGCCTTCTTCCCGGTCCTGGTCTCCACCCGGCACGCCGTGCGCGCGCTGACCCCCGTGTGGGAGGAGGCGGTGCTCACCATGGGCGGCGGGCGGTGGCGGATCCTCTGCTCGGTCGTCCTGCCGGGCGCGCTGCCCGGCGTCTTCGGCGGCCTGTCCGTCGGCATCGGCGTCTCGTGGATCTGCGTGATCTCCGCCGAGATGATCTCCGGCCAGTACGGCGTCGGCTACCGCACGTGGCAGGACTACACCGTCGTCGACTACCCGGGCGTCTTCGTCGGCATGGCCACCATCGGCGTGCTCGGCTGGCTCACCTCCACGGGGGTGGAACTGCTGGGCCGCCGCCTCACGCGCTGGCTGCCGCGCACCGCGTACGAGCCCGGTGCCCGGGCGCCCGGGTCCGCGCGGTCGGGCGGGGCCCGGCAGCCCGCCTGGTCCGGGCAGCCCGCCGGGTCCGGGCAGCCTCCTGGATCCGGTCAGCCCGCTGGATCCGGTCAGCCCGCGCCAGCCGCGTCCACCGCGCTGCCCGACGGGGCCCGAGCCGAGGAGACACGTGATGAGCACCTCGTCTGA
- a CDS encoding ABC transporter substrate-binding protein — protein sequence MKRTAVAGSAVVLLLPLSACGGDAEAGSGSTVTVTVGYQSRTINTVTAGTLLRSLGSFEKQLDALHDGVRYKVSWQDYATGAPITAQMTAGKIDIGSMGDFPLLINAARGKQLNRPTRLVSVTGYNLRGGLNTIVTAPGSKLASLNDLKGKKVSTSVGSAADGTLVRALRRAGIDPERGIEKLNQQPAVGASALSAGSTDALSQFVAWPGLLTYQGKAKALYDGARLNLPTFHGVTAREDFAERRPAVLEAFLKAQAEATDYLNEHPVDAAEKVAKATGLPAEVVYLYNGAHGIATFDPAIKPRLVAALKQDVSILKSARLTGDVDVDSFVDDRYVKKALGPAAYADRLAARPAPAASEAWPKGASTTVTFNSPSALLRYVAGHRDALRAAYVPDTTTGTLWFADKAIWVADGGKLLPFVAPDTARAYVAGHAGARVVSYTDALERAS from the coding sequence CTGAAACGCACGGCGGTCGCCGGCTCCGCGGTCGTCCTCCTGCTCCCGCTCAGCGCCTGCGGCGGTGACGCCGAGGCCGGCAGCGGCTCCACCGTCACCGTCACCGTCGGCTACCAGTCCCGGACGATCAACACCGTCACCGCGGGCACCCTGCTGCGCTCCCTCGGCTCCTTCGAGAAGCAGCTCGACGCCCTGCACGACGGCGTCCGCTACAAGGTGAGCTGGCAGGACTACGCCACCGGCGCCCCGATCACCGCCCAGATGACCGCCGGGAAGATCGACATCGGCTCGATGGGCGACTTCCCGCTGCTCATCAACGCGGCCCGCGGCAAGCAGCTCAACCGCCCCACCCGGCTGGTGTCGGTCACCGGCTACAACCTGCGCGGCGGCCTCAACACCATCGTCACCGCGCCCGGTTCGAAGCTGGCCTCGCTGAATGACCTGAAGGGCAAGAAGGTCTCCACCAGCGTCGGATCGGCCGCCGACGGCACCCTCGTACGGGCGCTGCGGCGCGCCGGCATCGACCCGGAACGCGGCATCGAGAAGCTCAACCAGCAGCCCGCCGTCGGCGCCTCGGCCCTCTCCGCGGGCAGTACGGACGCGCTGTCGCAGTTCGTCGCCTGGCCCGGCCTGCTCACCTACCAGGGCAAGGCGAAGGCGCTCTACGACGGCGCCCGGCTGAACCTGCCGACCTTCCACGGCGTCACCGCCCGGGAGGACTTCGCCGAGCGGCGCCCGGCCGTGCTGGAGGCGTTCCTGAAGGCGCAGGCGGAGGCGACCGACTACCTGAACGAGCACCCGGTGGACGCCGCCGAGAAGGTCGCGAAGGCGACCGGCCTGCCCGCCGAGGTCGTCTACCTCTACAACGGCGCTCACGGCATCGCCACCTTCGACCCGGCGATCAAGCCCCGGCTCGTGGCCGCCCTGAAGCAGGACGTGTCGATCCTGAAGTCGGCCAGGCTGACCGGCGACGTGGACGTCGACTCCTTCGTCGACGACCGGTACGTGAAGAAGGCCCTGGGACCGGCGGCGTACGCCGACCGGCTGGCCGCGCGGCCCGCACCGGCCGCGAGCGAGGCCTGGCCCAAGGGCGCCTCGACAACCGTCACCTTCAACTCCCCCTCCGCACTGCTGCGTTACGTGGCCGGACACCGCGACGCCCTGCGCGCCGCCTACGTCCCCGACACCACCACCGGCACGCTCTGGTTCGCCGACAAGGCCATATGGGTGGCCGACGGCGGCAAGCTGCTGCCCTTCGTCGCCCCCGACACCGCGCGGGCCTACGTCGCCGGGCACGCCGGGGCGCGGGTCGTCTCCTACACCGACGCCCTGGAGCGGGCCTCATGA
- a CDS encoding ferredoxin family protein, translating to MPLAPQRADVPVTIDESKCIDGCTLCVDMCPLDSLAIDERNGKAYMHVDECWYCGPCAARCPTGAVTVNMPYLLR from the coding sequence ATGCCCTTGGCGCCCCAGCGGGCCGACGTGCCCGTGACCATCGACGAGTCGAAGTGCATCGACGGCTGCACGCTCTGCGTGGACATGTGCCCGCTGGACTCCCTCGCCATCGACGAGCGCAACGGCAAGGCCTACATGCACGTCGACGAGTGCTGGTACTGCGGCCCGTGCGCGGCGCGCTGCCCCACCGGAGCCGTCACCGTCAACATGCCCTATCTGCTCCGGTGA
- a CDS encoding GntR family transcriptional regulator has translation MPTDRIRDHAGQGAATTVAAHRARRRLRADRARQLADLLRRQLLSGDFAEGVLPHESALSADYGASRNTVREALDLLRAEGLVERQPGVGTVVVARKYPHGLDRLMGLAETLREHGHVTNEVRTMGPAPAPAPVAARLGLAPGTDVLYIERLRRLNGLPLSLDLTYIPLDIGAGLLGADLENTDVFRLLEAVTGHRLGHAEITLEAVSADTHSAAVLEAPRGAAVLMLERLTHLADGRPVDLEFIRFRGDRITMSGLLHRSV, from the coding sequence ATGCCGACCGACCGCATCCGAGACCACGCCGGGCAGGGCGCCGCGACCACCGTCGCCGCCCACCGCGCGCGGCGCCGGCTGCGCGCCGACCGGGCCCGGCAACTGGCCGACCTGCTCCGCCGGCAGCTGCTCAGCGGCGACTTCGCCGAGGGCGTCCTGCCCCACGAGTCGGCTCTCTCGGCCGACTACGGCGCCAGCCGCAACACGGTCCGCGAGGCTCTCGACCTGCTGCGGGCCGAAGGGCTGGTGGAACGCCAGCCGGGTGTCGGCACCGTGGTCGTGGCCCGCAAGTACCCCCACGGCCTCGACCGCCTGATGGGCCTCGCGGAAACCCTGCGCGAACACGGCCACGTCACCAACGAGGTCCGCACCATGGGCCCCGCCCCGGCGCCCGCGCCCGTCGCCGCACGCCTCGGACTCGCGCCCGGCACGGACGTCCTCTACATCGAACGCCTGCGCCGCCTCAACGGTCTGCCCCTGTCCCTCGACCTCACCTACATCCCCCTCGACATCGGCGCGGGACTGCTCGGCGCCGACCTGGAGAACACCGACGTCTTCCGCCTGCTGGAAGCCGTCACCGGCCATCGTCTCGGCCACGCCGAGATCACCCTGGAAGCGGTCAGCGCGGACACCCACTCGGCCGCCGTGCTGGAGGCTCCGCGCGGCGCCGCCGTCCTCATGCTGGAACGCCTCACCCACCTCGCGGACGGCCGCCCGGTCGACCTGGAGTTCATCCGGTTCCGCGGCGACCGCATCACCATGAGCGGCCTGCTGCACCGATCCGTCTGA
- a CDS encoding M56 family metallopeptidase, with amino-acid sequence MTVCLLLLSVVAVTAAVPVPRALTRAAWPEREPVVALWVWQCLVATVLLCCVTALSLGAAAVFGTVRAQLFAPAPPAVTAAYDLSTAPPWATALTLLLACGAAWTTAMLARELVEARRRRAQARAHLRERAPDLPAGLPAAKGPLLVLEDEYPDAWWLPGSPPQLIVTTGALHRLTGHQLDAVLTHERGHARARHDWLLHLSTALATGFPRIPLFAHFCDQTHRLVELAADDTASRRCGHLTTALALIELNQHRGVLSCASSHRLLGERVDRLLEPPPRLGRRHRALTTTTAALVPLLPLLIAFAPGLTALS; translated from the coding sequence ATGACCGTCTGCCTGCTCCTGCTGAGCGTTGTCGCCGTGACGGCCGCCGTACCCGTGCCCCGCGCGCTGACCCGGGCCGCCTGGCCCGAGCGGGAACCGGTGGTCGCGCTGTGGGTGTGGCAGTGCCTGGTCGCCACGGTCCTGCTGTGCTGCGTGACGGCGCTCTCCCTGGGCGCCGCCGCCGTCTTCGGCACCGTCCGCGCCCAGCTCTTCGCCCCGGCCCCGCCCGCGGTGACCGCCGCGTACGACCTGTCCACCGCCCCGCCGTGGGCCACCGCGCTCACCCTGCTGCTGGCCTGCGGTGCCGCCTGGACGACCGCGATGCTCGCGCGGGAGCTCGTCGAGGCGCGCAGGCGGCGCGCCCAGGCCCGCGCCCACCTGCGCGAACGCGCCCCCGACCTGCCGGCCGGCCTGCCCGCCGCGAAGGGCCCCCTGCTGGTCCTGGAGGACGAGTACCCGGACGCCTGGTGGCTGCCCGGCAGCCCGCCCCAGCTCATCGTCACCACGGGCGCCCTGCACCGCCTCACCGGCCACCAGCTCGACGCCGTCCTCACCCACGAGCGCGGCCACGCCCGCGCCCGCCACGACTGGCTGCTGCACCTGTCCACCGCCCTGGCCACCGGATTCCCCCGCATCCCGCTGTTCGCCCACTTCTGCGACCAGACCCACCGCCTGGTCGAACTCGCCGCCGACGACACGGCCTCCCGCCGCTGCGGCCACCTGACCACGGCCCTGGCCCTGATCGAGCTCAACCAGCACCGGGGCGTCCTGTCCTGCGCCTCCAGCCACCGCCTGCTGGGCGAGCGGGTCGACCGGCTCCTGGAACCGCCGCCCCGGCTCGGCCGCCGGCACCGCGCCCTGACGACCACCACGGCCGCGCTGGTGCCGCTGCTGCCCCTGCTGATCGCGTTCGCCCCGGGGCTGACGGCGCTGTCGTAG
- the fahA gene encoding fumarylacetoacetase has translation MPPFDVPEGDPFGPHNLPYGVFSLPGSSHRTVGVRLGDHVLDAGAAAHALGSPYASLLARPSLNPLLAAGRTAWSDVRRALTAWVTVPSHRETVEPLFHPLSAVTLHLPFEVADYVDFYASENHARNVGQIFRPDAEDSLTPNWKHLPIGYHGRSGTVVVSGTDVVRPSGQRKAPTDAAPVFGPSVRLDIEAEVGFVVGVPSRMGEPVALADFREHVFGLCLLNDWSARDIQAWEYVPLGPFLGKSFATSVSAWITPLDALEESRVAPPARTHGLLPYLDDGDEEPGGYDLRISVAVNGHVVSEPPFSTMYWTAAQQLAHMTVNGASLRTGDLYGSGTVSGPADRERGSLLELTWNGRDPLELPDGKRTFLEDGDVVTLSAWAPGPDGVRVGLGEVTGRVVPA, from the coding sequence ATGCCCCCCTTCGATGTCCCCGAGGGCGATCCCTTCGGTCCGCACAACCTGCCGTACGGCGTGTTCTCCCTGCCCGGCTCCTCGCACCGGACCGTGGGCGTCCGGCTCGGCGACCACGTCCTGGACGCCGGCGCGGCGGCCCACGCCCTCGGCTCCCCGTACGCCTCCCTGCTGGCCCGGCCGTCCCTCAACCCGCTGCTGGCCGCGGGGCGCACGGCCTGGTCGGACGTGCGCCGGGCGCTGACGGCCTGGGTGACCGTGCCGTCCCACCGCGAGACCGTCGAGCCGCTGTTCCACCCCCTGTCCGCCGTGACCCTGCATCTGCCGTTCGAGGTCGCGGACTACGTCGACTTCTACGCGTCCGAGAACCACGCCCGGAACGTCGGGCAGATCTTCCGGCCCGACGCCGAGGACTCCCTCACCCCCAACTGGAAGCACCTGCCGATCGGCTACCACGGCCGCTCCGGCACGGTCGTCGTCTCGGGCACGGACGTCGTACGCCCCTCGGGCCAGCGCAAGGCGCCCACGGACGCCGCTCCCGTCTTCGGCCCGTCCGTGCGCCTGGACATCGAGGCGGAGGTCGGCTTCGTCGTCGGCGTGCCGTCCCGGATGGGCGAGCCGGTGGCCCTCGCCGACTTCCGCGAGCACGTCTTCGGGCTGTGCCTGCTGAACGACTGGTCCGCCCGCGACATCCAGGCCTGGGAGTACGTCCCCCTCGGCCCGTTCCTCGGCAAGTCCTTCGCCACGTCCGTGTCGGCGTGGATCACCCCGCTGGACGCCCTGGAGGAGTCCCGGGTGGCCCCGCCGGCCCGGACGCACGGGCTGCTGCCCTACCTCGACGACGGCGACGAGGAACCCGGCGGCTACGACCTGCGGATCAGCGTCGCCGTCAACGGCCACGTCGTCTCCGAGCCGCCCTTCTCCACCATGTACTGGACGGCCGCCCAGCAGCTGGCTCACATGACCGTGAACGGTGCCTCCCTGCGCACCGGCGACCTGTACGGCTCCGGCACGGTGAGCGGCCCGGCGGACCGGGAGCGCGGCTCCCTGCTGGAACTGACCTGGAACGGCCGCGACCCGCTCGAACTCCCCGACGGCAAGCGGACGTTCCTGGAGGACGGCGACGTGGTGACCCTCTCGGCCTGGGCTCCGGGCCCGGACGGCGTGCGGGTCGGGCTGGGCGAGGTGACGGGGCGGGTGGTCCCGGCCTGA
- a CDS encoding DegT/DnrJ/EryC1/StrS family aminotransferase, whose product MAIGEAGPGSVRRGVQPKRLEEAMRVRLGRECVYVPSCRLGLYVALRHWCPPGGRVLMSPVNDDVIFFVVLAAGLRPVQAPLNPLDASIDIDAVPEEVWGSVSAVLTTNLYGNPDPAPRLRQKCDALGIPLFEDAAHAIGSRVGDRPVGAWGEASVFSLSKHVGAKAGGMLSLADPGLRDAVERTCSELLVPGRLSSELAFAVRPYAEAAVRGLRLRRAAWAAVRLLGLADREEIRMPLRPDELARAARHAPGLEAHHPWVRVDMHDYRLESGPLRLRRIAHKLDGLDDVLDACRAGTELLLSTPWAKPRAAYGTQPLFRVPLFVADRDAAMAALARRGVVVGYLYDPPLDDYAGAEFTDPSPAPEAARWFARHALPVDPLRARTVVEVLQRSGARPVEAPGELSRSRPTPGGLG is encoded by the coding sequence ATGGCCATTGGGGAGGCCGGTCCGGGTTCGGTGCGGCGTGGTGTACAGCCGAAGCGGCTGGAAGAAGCCATGCGCGTCCGGCTCGGCCGGGAATGTGTGTACGTACCGTCGTGCCGTCTCGGGCTGTACGTGGCGCTGCGCCACTGGTGCCCGCCCGGCGGCCGGGTACTGATGTCGCCGGTCAACGACGACGTGATCTTCTTCGTCGTGCTCGCGGCCGGACTGCGTCCGGTGCAGGCGCCGTTGAACCCGCTCGACGCGTCGATCGACATCGATGCCGTCCCCGAGGAGGTCTGGGGCTCGGTGTCGGCCGTGCTCACGACGAACCTGTACGGGAACCCGGATCCGGCGCCGCGCCTGCGGCAGAAGTGCGACGCGCTGGGCATCCCGCTGTTCGAGGACGCCGCGCACGCGATCGGCAGCCGGGTCGGGGACCGGCCGGTCGGCGCGTGGGGTGAGGCTTCCGTGTTCAGCCTGTCCAAGCACGTGGGCGCCAAGGCCGGGGGCATGCTGTCGCTCGCCGACCCGGGGCTGCGGGACGCGGTGGAGAGGACCTGCTCGGAGTTGCTCGTTCCGGGCCGGCTGAGCTCCGAACTGGCCTTCGCGGTCCGGCCGTACGCGGAGGCGGCGGTGCGCGGGCTGCGGCTGCGGCGCGCCGCCTGGGCGGCGGTCCGGCTGCTGGGGCTGGCGGACCGCGAGGAGATCCGGATGCCGCTGCGCCCGGACGAACTCGCGCGGGCCGCCCGCCACGCGCCGGGGCTCGAGGCCCACCACCCGTGGGTGCGGGTCGACATGCACGACTACCGCCTGGAGTCCGGCCCGCTGCGGCTGCGGCGCATCGCACACAAGCTCGACGGCCTGGACGACGTGCTGGACGCCTGCCGGGCGGGCACCGAGCTGCTGCTGTCCACGCCCTGGGCCAAACCGAGGGCGGCGTACGGGACGCAGCCGCTGTTCCGCGTCCCGCTGTTCGTGGCGGACCGGGACGCGGCCATGGCGGCCCTGGCGCGGCGGGGCGTGGTCGTCGGCTACCTCTACGACCCGCCCCTGGACGACTACGCGGGCGCGGAGTTCACCGACCCCTCGCCGGCCCCGGAGGCGGCCCGCTGGTTCGCGCGGCACGCGCTGCCCGTGGACCCGCTGCGGGCGCGGACGGTCGTCGAGGTGCTTCAGCGGTCGGGGGCACGACCGGTCGAAGCGCCGGGAGAGCTGTCCCGGAGCAGGCCGACACCGGGAGGGCTGGGTTAG
- a CDS encoding lipopolysaccharide biosynthesis protein yields the protein MAEIQVHEPAAARAESGGGPKPADGEHSHDSLFKNAYFLMLSTGVSAVLGLGFWLVAARYYSEEAVGQGSAAIAAMRLLASITATTMIGAVVRFVPRAGRETGRLVWGTYAASSLVVALAAAVFLLTLDAWGASYAPLGTPMAGAVFVAACVAWALLTLQDGVLTGLRKAEWVPAGNAVFSVGKLALLAVFAGALPVLGIFVSWAVAIAFSTLPLGWLIFRRLIPRQAAADRDKDPPKVREMGRFLAGDSLGALFSLAMINLLPVMVAVRFSAAENGYFYVAYTVGGTMEFMAINMASSLTAHASHDPRQLADGVKGALRRMTLLLVPVVLVLVLFAPYILTPFSPDYAEHGSTVLRLLALGALPRVVVELYIGVLRVQGRTGVLAALQGAMCALVLGSAAVLFTPAGIAGAGWAVLLSMTLIAVVSAVGLRAALRHNDSAPGVRTPAAPSYGTRWARLNATAGYGTAWARRAACQPKDGDEDTVTLFIGRPGYEREALQADTLALIVRPHHPEPETGEKGTGAEQAVAAEAMADAAEDRRRPGAAREGTLLREDPAGADDRTRERRLRGALWSLLGVAAVFFWAPLRDLPWLDGATETPLTGRRLLEGLPLPSLTAGGLLLVVFVAAVTLCTRREAWLPGTALSAALLALYAAPVALGREPRPVDGALYEKTAGFLADALGLDGPEPLLRWAPPVCLLLCLVPLWLLLASAGRRLSWAGRWGVLYLVAVGGWVWREALAPVAPPLLVVLAATVLLLPLCRRAATAWGPPLRRQPNGRSSD from the coding sequence GTGGCTGAGATCCAGGTGCACGAGCCCGCCGCCGCGCGCGCCGAGAGCGGCGGCGGACCGAAGCCTGCCGACGGCGAGCACAGCCACGACTCGCTGTTCAAGAACGCCTACTTCCTCATGCTCAGCACCGGCGTGTCCGCCGTGCTGGGCCTGGGGTTCTGGCTGGTGGCCGCCCGCTACTACTCCGAGGAGGCCGTCGGCCAGGGCTCCGCCGCGATCGCCGCGATGCGGTTGCTCGCCAGCATCACGGCGACGACGATGATCGGGGCCGTCGTCCGCTTCGTCCCGCGCGCGGGACGGGAGACCGGACGCCTGGTGTGGGGCACGTACGCGGCGAGTTCGCTGGTCGTGGCGCTCGCCGCGGCCGTCTTCCTGCTCACGCTCGACGCGTGGGGCGCGTCGTACGCGCCGCTGGGCACGCCCATGGCGGGGGCGGTGTTCGTCGCGGCGTGCGTGGCCTGGGCGCTGCTCACCCTCCAGGACGGGGTGCTCACCGGGCTGCGCAAGGCCGAGTGGGTCCCGGCGGGGAACGCGGTGTTCTCGGTCGGGAAGCTGGCCCTGCTGGCGGTCTTCGCCGGCGCGCTGCCCGTCCTCGGCATCTTCGTCTCCTGGGCGGTGGCGATCGCCTTCTCCACCCTGCCGCTCGGCTGGCTGATCTTCCGCCGGCTCATCCCGCGCCAGGCCGCCGCCGACCGGGACAAGGACCCCCCGAAAGTCCGGGAGATGGGCCGCTTCCTGGCCGGCGACTCGCTGGGCGCCCTGTTCAGCCTGGCCATGATCAACCTGCTGCCGGTGATGGTCGCGGTCCGCTTCAGCGCCGCGGAGAACGGCTACTTCTACGTGGCGTACACCGTCGGCGGCACGATGGAGTTCATGGCCATCAACATGGCCTCCTCGCTCACCGCGCACGCCTCGCACGACCCGCGCCAACTCGCCGACGGCGTCAAAGGGGCCCTGCGGCGCATGACGCTGCTGCTGGTCCCGGTCGTGCTGGTGCTCGTCCTGTTCGCCCCGTACATCCTCACGCCGTTCAGCCCGGACTACGCCGAGCACGGCTCGACCGTGCTGCGGCTGCTCGCCCTCGGCGCGCTGCCCCGGGTGGTGGTGGAGCTGTACATCGGCGTGCTGCGCGTGCAGGGGCGTACGGGAGTGCTGGCCGCGCTCCAAGGCGCCATGTGCGCCCTGGTCCTGGGCAGCGCGGCCGTGCTGTTCACGCCGGCCGGGATCGCGGGCGCCGGCTGGGCGGTGCTGCTGAGCATGACGCTGATCGCCGTCGTCTCCGCGGTCGGACTGCGCGCTGCGCTGCGCCACAACGACAGCGCGCCCGGCGTCCGTACGCCCGCCGCCCCCTCCTACGGCACCCGCTGGGCGCGGCTGAACGCCACGGCCGGGTACGGCACGGCCTGGGCCCGCCGGGCCGCCTGCCAGCCCAAGGACGGCGACGAGGACACGGTCACGCTGTTCATCGGCCGCCCCGGATACGAGCGGGAGGCGCTGCAGGCGGACACCCTCGCGCTGATCGTCCGGCCGCACCACCCGGAACCGGAAACGGGGGAGAAGGGGACCGGTGCCGAGCAGGCGGTCGCCGCGGAGGCGATGGCGGACGCGGCCGAGGACCGACGAAGGCCCGGGGCGGCGCGGGAGGGCACGCTCCTGCGCGAGGACCCGGCCGGGGCCGACGACCGGACCCGGGAGCGGCGGCTGCGAGGCGCCCTGTGGAGCCTGCTCGGGGTCGCCGCCGTCTTCTTCTGGGCGCCGCTGCGCGACCTGCCCTGGCTGGACGGCGCCACCGAAACGCCGCTGACGGGGCGCCGGTTGCTGGAGGGCCTGCCCCTGCCGTCGCTCACGGCGGGCGGCCTGCTGCTCGTGGTGTTCGTCGCCGCGGTCACCCTGTGCACCCGGCGCGAGGCGTGGCTGCCGGGCACGGCACTGTCCGCGGCCCTGCTCGCCCTGTACGCCGCACCGGTCGCCCTCGGGCGGGAACCGCGGCCGGTGGACGGGGCGTTGTACGAGAAGACGGCCGGCTTCCTCGCGGACGCGCTGGGGCTCGACGGCCCCGAGCCGCTGCTGCGCTGGGCACCGCCGGTCTGCCTGCTGCTGTGCCTCGTGCCGCTGTGGCTGCTGCTCGCGAGCGCGGGCCGGCGGCTGTCGTGGGCGGGGCGCTGGGGGGTTCTGTATCTCGTCGCGGTCGGCGGCTGGGTGTGGCGCGAGGCGCTCGCACCCGTCGCGCCGCCGCTGCTCGTCGTCCTTGCCGCAACCGTCCTGCTCCTGCCGCTCTGCCGCCGTGCCGCGACGGCCTGGGGGCCACCGCTCCGCAGACAACCGAACGGCCGATCCAGCGACTGA